The Methylobacterium sp. PvR107 genome contains a region encoding:
- a CDS encoding dihydroorotase: MSSYLLANATLLDPETGAETAGAVLVRDGRISDVASGAAPGAPGDAERIDCAGRVLVPGLIDMRAFVGEPGAEHRETLASASAAAAAGGVTTLVCMPDTNPVIDGPAIVDFVLRRARDTASVNVLPAAAITKGLAGREMTEFGLLKEAGAVAFTDGLRAVSNAQVLRRALTYARDFDALIMQHVEDSDLVAEGVMNEGELASRLGLMGIPREAETVMLERDIRLVRLTGARYHAAMISCADSVEIVRRAKQDGLPVTCGVSVNNLVLNENDIGHYRTFCRLSPPLRHEVDRQAVVQALGEGVIDVVVSDHNPQDVETKRLPFAEAADGALGIETLLGASLRLVHTGDLALSKLITALTVNPARILGREAGRLAAGAPADLVLIDPDLPYVLDKRRLKSRSKNSPFDEARLQGAAVLTLVGGKIVHAVDDLAAAA, encoded by the coding sequence GTGAGCAGCTACCTTCTGGCCAACGCGACCCTGCTCGATCCCGAGACCGGTGCCGAGACTGCCGGCGCGGTCCTGGTCCGCGACGGCCGCATCAGCGACGTCGCATCGGGGGCCGCCCCGGGCGCGCCGGGCGATGCCGAGCGGATCGACTGCGCCGGCCGGGTGCTCGTCCCGGGGCTGATCGACATGCGCGCCTTCGTGGGCGAGCCGGGCGCGGAGCACCGGGAAACCCTGGCCTCGGCGAGCGCCGCCGCGGCGGCGGGCGGTGTCACCACCCTGGTCTGCATGCCCGACACCAACCCGGTGATCGACGGGCCGGCCATCGTCGACTTCGTGCTCCGGCGCGCCCGCGATACCGCGAGCGTCAACGTCCTGCCCGCCGCCGCCATCACCAAGGGATTGGCCGGCAGGGAGATGACCGAGTTCGGCCTGCTCAAGGAAGCCGGCGCGGTTGCCTTCACGGACGGGCTGCGCGCCGTGTCGAACGCTCAGGTGCTGCGCCGGGCGCTCACCTACGCCCGAGATTTCGACGCGCTGATCATGCAGCATGTCGAGGATTCGGACCTCGTCGCCGAGGGCGTGATGAACGAGGGCGAGCTGGCCTCGCGCCTCGGGTTGATGGGCATCCCGCGCGAGGCCGAGACCGTGATGCTGGAGCGCGACATCCGCCTCGTCCGGCTCACCGGCGCCCGCTACCATGCCGCGATGATCTCCTGCGCCGATTCGGTGGAGATCGTGCGCCGGGCGAAGCAAGACGGCCTGCCGGTCACCTGCGGCGTGTCGGTGAACAACCTCGTGCTCAACGAGAACGACATCGGCCATTACCGGACCTTCTGCCGGCTCTCGCCGCCGCTGCGCCACGAGGTCGATCGCCAGGCCGTGGTCCAGGCGCTCGGCGAGGGCGTGATCGACGTCGTCGTCTCCGATCACAATCCGCAGGACGTCGAGACCAAGCGCCTGCCCTTCGCGGAGGCGGCCGACGGCGCCCTCGGGATCGAGACGCTGCTGGGCGCGTCCCTGCGCCTCGTTCATACCGGCGACCTCGCCCTGTCGAAGCTCATCACCGCGCTGACCGTGAACCCGGCCCGCATCCTCGGCCGCGAGGCCGGGCGGCTGGCCGCCGGAGCGCCGGCCGATCTGGTGTTGATCGATCCGGATCTGCCCTACGTGCTCGACAAGCGCCGGCTGAAATCCCGCTCGAAGAACTCGCCCTTCGATGAGGCCCGGCTGCAGGGTGCGGCGGTCTTGACGCTGGTCGGCGGAAAGATCGTCCACGCCGTCGACGATCTTGCGGCGGCCGCGTGA
- the hisF gene encoding imidazole glycerol phosphate synthase subunit HisF: protein MLKTRIIPCLDVKDGRVVKGVRFEGLRDAGDPVAAAKVYDAAGADELCFLDITASREARGTLLDIVSRTAEACFMPLTVGGGVRTVEDVRALLLAGADKVAINTAAVKDPDLVARAAEKFGAQCIVVAIDAKRVSGPGEPAAWEIFTHGGRDPTGIDAVAFARLVAEKGAGELLVTSMDKDGTRSGYDLALTRAISDAVPVPVIASGGVGGLDDLVAGVAEGGASAVLAASIFHFGQASVAEAKAHMAAAGLAMRLDGTASSARGPL from the coding sequence GTGCTCAAGACCCGCATCATCCCCTGCCTCGACGTGAAGGACGGGCGCGTCGTGAAGGGCGTGCGCTTCGAGGGCCTGCGCGACGCCGGCGATCCGGTCGCGGCCGCCAAGGTCTACGACGCGGCCGGCGCCGACGAGCTGTGCTTCCTCGACATCACCGCGAGCCGCGAGGCCCGCGGCACGCTGCTCGACATCGTCAGCCGCACCGCCGAGGCCTGCTTCATGCCACTCACCGTGGGCGGCGGCGTGCGCACCGTCGAGGACGTCCGCGCCCTGCTTCTGGCCGGGGCCGACAAGGTCGCGATCAACACCGCGGCCGTAAAGGACCCGGATCTGGTCGCCCGCGCCGCCGAGAAGTTCGGGGCCCAGTGCATCGTGGTGGCGATCGACGCGAAACGCGTATCCGGCCCCGGCGAGCCGGCGGCCTGGGAGATCTTCACCCACGGCGGTCGCGACCCGACCGGGATCGACGCGGTGGCCTTCGCCCGGCTCGTCGCCGAGAAGGGCGCGGGCGAGCTGCTGGTCACCTCCATGGACAAGGACGGCACCCGTTCCGGCTACGACCTCGCTTTGACGCGGGCGATCAGCGACGCCGTCCCCGTGCCGGTAATCGCTTCCGGCGGCGTTGGTGGACTCGACGATCTCGTCGCAGGGGTCGCGGAGGGCGGCGCGAGCGCTGTGCTGGCGGCCTCGATCTTCCATTTCGGGCAGGCGAGCGTCGCCGAGGCCAAGGCCCACATGGCGGCGGCCGGGCTGGCCATGCGCCTCGACGGCACGGCATCTTCCGCGAGGGGGCCCCTGTGA
- a CDS encoding DUF29 family protein, giving the protein MTALKTRPAPAGTAYADDFYTGTQEQSARLRSGELSGLDRENPAEEIASSGKSQFASRVRALRNVLPPMLKCRARNGSGRQALPRNLSRHLSGHHRSLVRD; this is encoded by the coding sequence ATGACGGCGTTGAAGACCCGGCCGGCTCCGGCCGGAACGGCCTACGCGGATGATTTCTACACCGGGACCCAGGAGCAGAGCGCGCGCCTGCGGTCGGGCGAACTCTCCGGCCTGGATCGCGAGAACCCGGCGGAGGAGATCGCGAGCTCGGGCAAGAGCCAGTTCGCCAGTCGGGTGCGCGCGTTGCGAAACGTGCTGCCGCCCATGTTGAAGTGCCGCGCAAGAAACGGGTCTGGTCGTCAAGCGCTTCCCAGAAACCTGTCCCGACACCTATCAGGACATCATCGATCGCTCGTTCGCGATTGA
- the hisA gene encoding 1-(5-phosphoribosyl)-5-[(5-phosphoribosylamino)methylideneamino]imidazole-4-carboxamide isomerase, whose product MILYPAIDLKEGRCVRLIQGDMAQAKVFGDDPAAQAAIFEAQGFPWLHVVDLDGAFAGAPRNAEAVEAILARVTIPVQLGGGIREMKTLEGWLSKGVARAIIGTAAVRDPGFVREAARKYPGKIAVGIDAKDGRVAVEGWAQTSSMTAEELGRRFEDAGVAAIIYTDIARDGILKGLNVEMTLALAQAVRIPVIASGGLAAIDDVHRLLQPDCALIAGAITGRALYDGRIDPEAALAAIAAARGSAS is encoded by the coding sequence GTGATCCTGTACCCGGCGATCGACCTGAAGGAGGGGCGTTGCGTCCGCCTGATCCAGGGGGACATGGCGCAGGCCAAGGTCTTCGGGGACGATCCGGCGGCCCAGGCCGCGATCTTCGAGGCGCAGGGCTTCCCCTGGCTCCACGTGGTCGATCTCGACGGCGCCTTCGCGGGTGCGCCGCGGAACGCGGAGGCCGTCGAAGCGATCCTGGCGCGCGTGACGATCCCGGTCCAGCTCGGCGGCGGCATCCGTGAGATGAAAACCCTGGAGGGCTGGCTGAGCAAGGGCGTCGCCCGGGCGATCATCGGCACCGCGGCGGTTCGCGACCCCGGCTTCGTCCGGGAGGCCGCCCGCAAGTATCCGGGCAAGATCGCGGTCGGCATCGACGCCAAGGACGGCCGCGTCGCGGTCGAGGGCTGGGCCCAGACCTCCAGCATGACCGCCGAGGAGCTGGGGCGCCGGTTCGAGGATGCGGGCGTTGCGGCGATCATCTACACCGACATCGCCCGCGATGGGATCCTGAAGGGCCTCAACGTCGAGATGACTCTGGCGCTCGCCCAGGCGGTGCGCATCCCCGTGATCGCGTCGGGCGGCCTCGCCGCGATCGACGACGTGCATCGCCTGCTGCAGCCGGATTGCGCGCTGATTGCCGGCGCCATCACCGGGCGGGCCCTCTACGACGGCCGCATCGATCCGGAAGCGGCGCTGGCGGCGATCGCTGCGGCGCGCGGCTCGGCTTCGTGA
- the hisH gene encoding imidazole glycerol phosphate synthase subunit HisH: MSAETVAIIDYGSGNLHSAAKAFERAARESGRDARICLTSDPEVVAGADRVVLPGVGAYADCRRGLDAVPGMVEAMTQVAHAAGRPFLGICVGMQLLATRGLEYTTTPGLGWIPGDVGPIRPSDPALKVPHMGWNTLRAERDHALLAGIPTGEDGLHAYFVHSYALTPECPDDVVARAEYGGPVTALVARGNVAGTQFHPEKSQRLGLALIANFLNWRP; the protein is encoded by the coding sequence ATGAGTGCCGAGACCGTCGCGATCATCGATTACGGATCGGGCAACCTCCATTCCGCCGCCAAGGCCTTCGAGCGCGCTGCCCGCGAGAGTGGACGCGACGCGCGGATCTGCCTGACGTCGGACCCGGAGGTCGTCGCCGGGGCCGACCGGGTCGTGCTGCCCGGCGTCGGGGCCTACGCCGATTGCCGCCGCGGGCTCGACGCCGTTCCCGGCATGGTCGAGGCGATGACGCAGGTCGCTCACGCGGCCGGGCGCCCGTTCCTCGGGATCTGCGTGGGCATGCAGCTCCTGGCGACCCGGGGGCTCGAATACACCACCACGCCGGGCCTCGGCTGGATCCCCGGCGATGTCGGCCCGATCCGACCGTCGGATCCGGCCCTCAAGGTCCCCCATATGGGCTGGAACACCCTGCGGGCCGAGCGCGACCACGCGCTGCTCGCCGGCATCCCGACCGGCGAGGACGGGCTGCACGCCTACTTCGTGCACAGCTACGCGCTGACGCCGGAGTGCCCGGACGATGTCGTGGCGCGCGCCGAGTACGGCGGCCCGGTCACCGCCCTCGTCGCCCGTGGCAATGTCGCCGGCACGCAGTTCCACCCCGAGAAGAGCCAGCGGCTCGGCCTCGCGCTGATCGCAAACTTCCTGAACTGGCGCCCGTGA